TAGTTCTTGGCATGCCAAACATTAGTATCGAGAAAGAAGTGTGTGGGTCTTGTTTACTTGGCAAACAAGTAAGAAAAGTATTCCCTAAATCTACTACATATCGAGCTAACAAGGCATTAGAACACCTGCACAGAGATCTTTGCGTACCTATAAGTCCAACAACGCCGGCAGGAAAGAGATAcatatttgttgttaaagatgatCATACGAGATACATGTGGAGTATGTTACTGAAGGAGAAGAATGAAGCGTtcaccaaatttaaaaaattgagaGACACGGTGGAGCAAGAAACAGGTAAGAAGATCGTTACTTTTAGAACAGACAGAGGTGGAGAATTTGTGTCCAAAGAATTCAATGAATACTGCGATAGTATTGGGATAAGAAGACATCTTACTGCTCCATATACACTCCAACAGAATGGGGTGGTTGAACGAAGGAATCAAACCTTGATGGAGATGACAAAAGCACTATGAAACATATGCATGTACCAAACTATATGTGGGGAGAGGCAACGCGACACTCCACGTATATGTTGAACCGTGTAGCAACTCGAGCACTAAAGGAGAGAACTCCCTACGAGGCGTATCGCGAGAAGAAGCCGAGGATTGATCACATACGCGTCTTTGGGTGCATATCTTACGCAAAGGTAGAGGCAAAGTTACTAAAGAAGCTTGATGATCGAACAAGAATGCTAGTGCACTTGGGAACAGAGCCGGGATCAAAAAAATACCGCTTGTTTGATCCGAACACGAAGAAAATCATAGTAAACCGAGATGTAATCTTTGATGAGGCAAAGAGCTAGAACTGGGACGCAAACAAGACCAAGTCTTCTTCTAATGGCAACTTTTTTGTTACACTTGGAAATTTTGGAAACCATGGTCTAACCACCGAGTCAGAGAAATTGTGTCTAGAGCAAGCAACTGATACAAGCAACATACAGGCACCCGAGGATGATGACTCAGTAAGTAACGACGAAGAAGCAGAGTTCATTGAGCCACAACCACTAAGAAGATCAGAAAGAGAACACATGAAGCCTAAGTACCTGGATGACTACATACTACTGGCTGAAGAGCTTGGAGAAGAGATACTAATGTATCTAAACAATGAGCCGAAGAATTCTAATGAAGCTAAGGAGTCAAAGGAGTGGACACAAGCTTACGTAGAAGAGATAGAGTCCATCGAGAAGAATGAAACGTGGATTCTCGTTGATCTTCCTTATGGAGAAAAACCAATAGGTTTGAAGTGGGTGTTCAAAATAAAACGTAACACATATGGAAGTATGAACAAGTAGAAATCGCGGCTAGTTGCAAAAAGGTATGTAAGACGATATGGAATTGATTTTGACGAAGTTTTCGCTCCAGTTGCACGGATTGAAACAATAAGACTTCTTGTGAACCATGCTGCAACTTATGTATGGGAAGTACATCATTTGGATGTAAAAACCGCTTTCGTGCATGGAGAACTCAAAGAGACAGTGTATGTTACACAACCGGAAGGTTTCGAAAAGAGGGGAGAAGAAAATAAGGTTTATAAGCTCAAGAAGGCATTGTACGGGCTGAGACAAGCTCCGAGAGCCTGGAATAACAAGCTGAATCATATACTTTGCGAGTTACGATTCACAAAGTGTTCGAAAGAGCCCTCAGTCTATCGAAAAGTAGTTAATGACAACTTACTGGTGGTTGATGTGTACGTAGATGATATGTTTGTAACACAGACCAATGCAAGAATCATACAAGAATTCAAAGACAGCATGGGGAGCAAGTTTGATATGAGTGACTTGGAGAGATTAACATATTAtctcggtatagaggtgtatcCGCATGAGAGTGGGATAACCCTTAACCAGAAGAGATATGCGTCAAAGATATTGGAAGAAGACGGGTTGGACAAGTGCAACCCATGCCAAACACCGGTGGAAGTTGGTCTGAAACTTTTGAAAGCAGAGAACGAGAAGGAGATAGATGCAATAAGATATAGAAGAAACATTGGCTGCTTACGTTATCTTCTCCACGCCATACCAGACTTGTCATTTTGTGTAGGAGTACTAAGTTGGTACATACAGAGCCCCAGAGAGCTGCATGGATCTGCCATGAAACAAGTTATGCCGTACTTACGAGGAAGTCTTACATATGGACTGTCGTTTGCGCGATCGTCAATGATTGTGACGAAGCTCGTTGGATATAGTGACAGTTCGTGTAATGAAGATCCTGATGATGGTAAGAGTACAACAGGCCATAATATATTCTATCTTGGAGATAGCCCAATAACTTGGTGTTCCCAAAAGCAAGATACGGTTGCTCTATCGTCGTGTGAGGCTTAGTTTATGGCAGGGACAAAAGCCGctgtagaacctaaaatctacactaagtatttgataatGATCGGGAGTTTGATAtagggaagacaaatgatgtaggcagcgatatctttagaacacaacgatgtaaaCATTTTCCAGTAGGtaaaaatggactttattgatgaataagatcgaatacaatgagttGAACTAGATCGAGTGATACAAAATGAGATCGGTAAAGAAAGGATCCAAGACTGAGATGAAAACAAGGTCGATGTATGTGTGTacctctctctagggttttcaacgtgtccttCTTCATGTCCGTTCTCCTTCCTTTATAGTAAGTCGACCTCGTGATCTCCGTAACTGCTCTGCAATCTACGGGACTGCTCCGCGATCTCCGGGACCTCGAAGTCTTCGCTTTCGAGCTTGATTGCTTGCTATGGGCTTCAGTTCCTTACGGCCCATATCTTTGATCGCAGCCCATTAATGTACTGaccgaaattgggtccaacagcCGCGAGACAAGCAATGTGGCTTCAAGATTTGCTAAGTGAAGTAACATGGGAGCCGTGTGAGGAAGTCGTGATACGCATTGACAATCAGTCGGTGATTGCATTAACAAGGAACCCGGTTTTTCACGGAAGGGGTAACCATATACACAAGAGGTATCATTTCATAAGAGAGTGTGTGGAAAATGGGCAAGTAGAAGTGGAACACGTTCCTGGAGAGAAACATAGGGCATACATCTGAACGAAGGCTTTAGGAAGAATCATATTCAGAGAAATAAGATATTACATTGGGATGATAGACTTAGCGACAAGGAGCTTCAAGCTTaaaggggagaatgttggattaAGCTTGAAGTAGCTTGAGAAGCAAGCTACCTAATCCTAATGAGTTGAGATTATTTATAAGGATTATGAAATATTCTAATATGCTAAACCTAATGAGTTAAGAGAAGTTTGAGTCATATATAAGGAGATGCAAAGTGTGTTGCATAACTTATGAGTCTGTGTGATTGTGAGCTTAAGGTTTCTGAGAGAGTTTTCCTCAATAGAGATTAATAAGAAGAGTAGTTCTTATTTGTGTGATCATACAATCAAGTTCGTGATTCCTAAGTTCTATAATATCCAGTGTCGTGTGAATGGAgataaaatacatgaaaaacATAGCAAGCTACCTAATCCTAATGAGTTGAGATTATTTATAAGTATTAGGAAATATTCTAATATGTTAAACCTAATGAGTTTAGGGAAGTTTGAGTCATATATAAGGAGATGCAAAATGTGTTGCATAACTTATGAGTTTGTGTGATTGTGAGCTTAAGGTTTTTGGGAGAGTTTTCCTTAATAGAGATTAATAAGAAGAGTAGTTCTTATTTGTGTGATCATACAATCAAGTTCGTGATTCCTAAGTTCTATAATATCCAGTGTCGTGTGAGTAGAgataaaatacatgaaaaacATAGCAAGCTACCTTATCCTAATGAGTTGAGATTATTTATAAAGATTAGGAAATATTCTAATATGTTAaacctaatgagtttaggaaagtTTGAGTCATATATAAGGAGATGCAAAGTGTGTTGCATAACTTATGAGTCTGTGTGATTGTGAGCTTAGGGTTTTTAAGAGAGTTTTCCTTTATAGAGATTAATAAGAAAAGTAGTTCTTATTTGTGTGATCATACAATCAAGTTTGTGAATCTTAAGTTATGTAATATCCAATGTCGTGTAAGTGGAAGTAAAATACATGGAAAAACATAATGCTCACATGGTTAGTATACGAGCCTTTTGAGTCTCCAAATATAACGACGGTCGGACCAAGGTATGCCTTCGGGTGGAGAGTGCATACAGGACCCACTGACGGAAAGTGACGGTCGGGGGTTACAACCATTATTGTTGGACATGGACTTTATCCCCAACAAGGCTTATAAGATAATGGGCTCAGCCCATTTAAAAGGGGGGTCACTAGGAAACCTTAGACCTCTcctttctataaataaggagccAACCTCCTTTGAGAGGGCTCTTGGACTCTCTTTTGGTGTCTcctccatctctctcttcttctagaAAGAGAAACACTTCAACACATGCTTTCATCtaggcacttgtgatcctttgTTGTAGAACTACGATTGGTTTAATCCCCTTTCGGGGTATGTAGGCAACCCTTCACCGGGCCTAGCTATAATCAATACAcactttttttcttattctctcCGGGTCGTCTCCATCCGGTTCAAGCTCAGCATGAAGACTTCTCCTAACCCCACCGACGAGTCCTCGTCTCGTTCATTCACTAGTTTGTTGACAGTTCTCggttcaaacaattataacaatAGAGTTTTTGCAGAACAAACTAAGCCAATGTCTCTTAATCTACTACTTTTAGGTTCTTCTCGTTTCCAATGTAGGATTCTCAGCATTTAACATTTAATCCAAAGATATTCTTAGAAATGGAAGAGTTAATTAGAGATATCAATACATACACTGGAAAACAtgagatagagagaaagagagagaagcaaaccaaaacaacaaatatagatttgtttttgtttttctagaCATCCTTGGCAATGAGATCGCCATTGAGTAACGCTCTGTAAGCAGCAACAGGCCAAATGAAACCACGGAAGATGAGGCGACTAGCCAATGGAACATCAATGATGATCTCTTTCATTGCTGGTTTCTTCTCATCGCTGATTGCTATCAAGTAGCTTCTTCCAACCCACCCGATCCATCCAGCAATGTAGAGGAAGAGAAGGCCTGGAGTTATGAACTCTCCCCAATGCCGCTGATCTCCGTTCACTATCAGGTGGGGTAGACCGTCTGCGCCACAGAGAAGTCCATACTTGCCATAGTTGTCGAACCTAACAaacatttgaaattttaatctCACTACCACATCCGAATCATGGCAGTAGTACATATTCTAGGGCGATTTTAGGTGCTAACCCATGTCCTCCCTATCCTAATAACGTATCTTATGTATAtatcaataatttatatataaaatatcaattattAAAACATTCAATAGGTAAGATTTAAGagagtttataaaatattatatatggattttgttttctttaaaattgtaaaaaaatattattcataacttttaaaactaataaaataataattttcttaaaacaaaatatacgtTTCAATGTTTTTTCTAACACAGCAaaagttagcaaaaaaaagttttttttaacatatacatttcaaagtttttaatttttttttgttctgtagCCTTGAATCATGGATTTAATAAACTAATATGTTACTCCAAAATCAAAGATTCAATAGCAGATGAAATGGAGCAGAATCATCACTGACATCTAAACAATTCAAGGTTGCAAAAGAATGAAAGTTCTGAGCTATGTTTGGTTGGTAGAGGAGACGAACCTGCGTTTAGTCTTCTCGATCTGAGCGTTAAGAGCAAGAGCAGGAGCACTTTCCGGAGCGTAGAGCTTAAGAGATGACTGAAGCTTCTTGATCTGTTGCTTCTCCCTCTTGGCGAACTGTTTCGACTCCTTGCAAGGTGTCAACCCCGAGATATCAGCAACGGCTGGCATCGGAGCTGAGAGGAGGATGGAGGAGAGAGCCACTGCGGTGGAGAAAGCCTTCATGGACTGTTGCTGCGTCGCGGATTTGTCGTCGGAGCAGACGAATCTCGCGGTGGATTTAGGCAAGGATTGAGTGAGAGATTTGTTGGATCTCGGGTTGAGAACGAGGTTCGTCGGGATCGTGAGCGACATGGCTTCTCGGGTTTTGGAACTCGTTGGAGGGAAGTGTGGAGGAGGAGTACAGAGGAGCTAAGAGATGAGCTTTAGATTTCTTTACAAGACAAATAGGATTAGTGGAGGGAGAGAAAGATAAGACAAGAGGTCTGGTTTTGATGATGTGGCGTGTTTTTAGTGGTGGATAAGTAACACGTCATGGATAAGAGATTTTCCCTTGGATTTTGTACCTTTCTCATCTCATGTTTAAGATATGTGGAGTACCACACGACTTACCTAtgtctatatattttatattctcaAAACAATAATTGAATTAATGTCTAAAAATCAAAGAATTAAGCCGAATTGTTGAATTATATCAATGGTTCTGGGTTTTATCTCTTATCTAAtttcattaattgtattttcGTTTTCTCTTATCTAATTTCGGTAATTGTATTTTCGTTTTCTGTTCCTTTACCAATGTTATGTATTTATTATCAATCAAGGTTCTTACtttttattgaatatattcATCTTTGGCCGTTTTACagttgaatatatttttatttaattttacaaattttgatttgttaaaagttaaaacacttGAATTACAAATGGTCCACCATTTCTCCAGTTACAAATCAGACCattcatatatattaagatCTTTTTCAAATGACTTATCCGTTTGTTTGAAGAGTGATTTACTTTAAAAGACACTTTTGTGTAGATACATCACACTTGTAGGACACAATTCATCTTATCGAGGTGTGTTTTGTACCAATATGTCCTTATACTTTAATGATAAAAAACAACTAGTTTGGGAAGGAATGAGGTTGCATTTCACGTGactaaataagaagaaaaaatttgTTTAGATAATGTTGAGatcaaacaagaaaataataaaaaatgtttggtCAGATTTTTTATGTCATTACTCTTCATTCCTCTTATTTTTATActgatttttcttcaaattttatgatacataaaacaatataattgttacaataaatcatagatatttttttctatgttttgacatccatttcacatatatatatatatattacatatttaaCATTCATACAAAAGAAATGTGTGGACATGGATGAAATTCATTTATAAGGACATCACTAGACCTTAATCCGCGCAACTGTGCGAGTGTTTATTTTcaatatctaatttttatttgtacaaaatattatacttgTATGTCAGAGTTACTGTAGTATAATTAttgttttgaaacccgatcGGGATTCGAGATCGAACCCGTAAATCTGGTGACCTATATGTAATGTGGTTTAGATCTTAGAAAAAAACCTTGATAAAACTTATTTGGAATTTGACTACATGTCCAACATCTGCTTTGCGCATTAGATAACTTCTACTTATTTCTTTCTTTAGTTTTCTGtaattatgttattaaaaaaaaattgtattctaAATAAGCAAGGTTTTTAGCTTTTTACCATCATCTAGACTTTGATTTTCGTAATCACgtcgattttttttataataaatgatGGTAATTGTAatacattaaataattatttttgtgtgttaacAACCTATTGTATGACCCTATAAATATGCATTTACACTTGTATTTACGTAATTCAAAATagaaaattctataaatatgcATTTACACTcgtcttatatattaaaatagaagtcatgacttctttcatgtgtgattttttaaaatttggatcatcacttagaaatcttattaaatgtattttattaagactaataatacatagaatctttaaaatactttaattaatatcttttgatatattttcattttaaatataagatatatttattttaaaattctaacaaatctgttttaaaatatttttacaagatcttcattttcgaaattatagttaaatattttcactaattttgaaattagtttgaaatattattatacatgaATAAATTCagtaatcatttataaaatgaaaaataaaaattatgtaatattttatatattactaggGGTATTCCGGCTCAGATGTCTTATATgataaaaa
This region of Brassica napus cultivar Da-Ae chromosome C5, Da-Ae, whole genome shotgun sequence genomic DNA includes:
- the LOC106401573 gene encoding photosystem I reaction center subunit III, chloroplastic, producing the protein MSLTIPTNLVLNPRSNKSLTQSLPKSTARFVCSDDKSATQQQSMKAFSTAVALSSILLSAPMPAVADISGLTPCKESKQFAKREKQQIKKLQSSLKLYAPESAPALALNAQIEKTKRRFDNYGKYGLLCGADGLPHLIVNGDQRHWGEFITPGLLFLYIAGWIGWVGRSYLIAISDEKKPAMKEIIIDVPLASRLIFRGFIWPVAAYRALLNGDLIAKDV